A window of the Theileria parva strain Muguga chromosome 2, complete sequence, whole genome shotgun sequence genome harbors these coding sequences:
- a CDS encoding putative integral membrane protein — MTFGWSRRPYTAPFMRDMIYNTEINSDDTNLRGNTLSQTRFNKHVSFARKLSTLPLSSDSSGQFDSNGGCTSTLDVKSLVPATTFGDQCSNKMRGTDIFFLPKPSQLLAFALPVFVLMPNLTVFARHWFFYAPK; from the coding sequence atgacTTTCGGATGGTCAAGAAGGCCATATACTGCCCCTTTCATGAGGGACATGATATACAATACAGAAATAAATTCCGATGACACAAACTTAAGAGGAAACACGCTATCACAGACTAGGTTTAATAAACATGTTTCATTTGCAAGGAAGCTCTCAACTTTGCCACTATCTTCAGATTCTTCAGGCCAGTTCGACTCTAATGGAGGGTGTACTAGCACGCTGGATGTGAAGTCGTTGGTTCCAGCTACAACTTTTGGAGATCAATGTTCAAATAAGATGAGGGGAACTGATATATTCTTTTTACCAAAACCTTCCCAACTACTTGCTTTCGCTCTGCCAGTTTTTGTCCTCATGCCTAATTTGACAGTGTTTGCAAGGCACTGGTTCTTTTACGCCCcaaagtaa
- the ddi1 gene encoding Aspartyl protease family protein has product MLMIKVAAEDGQFVTLYLENDWSFSKLNELIKDQLNIPVNNQKLYLDGVLLSGNINLISDSGLKNGDVLLVKSDYGNMNFSSLLSSDYDTISDDLLRTRAREILDEFNREPAQLETLKFHNQELYNAVLTKNAEEVYKIVKNEYEEKKKEEMEHKKNLMKAYLDPLNPESQILIHKEIEKNRIDENLMSAQNYFPESFGRIVMLYIKVEINNVVVKALVDTGAQNTIMSKECALQCNLLSLVDERFKGVAVGVGSTKTLGKIHLADMKIGSIFIPVSFIVIDGANLEFILGLDILRRYTCDINLKYNYLGINDVNVPFLSESELVTFKSYSRSVPSGNKPSISTSVSQQSTSTYEAKTNTVADSKSTEQNEKVKRLSEVLSITPEHARELLEIAGWNEELAASFVTE; this is encoded by the exons ATGCTTATGATTAAAGTGGCGGCCGAAG ATGGCCAGTTTGTAACTCTTTACTTGGAAAATGACTGGAGCTTTTCAAAACTAAACGAATTGATAAAAGATCAATTAAATATACCAGTAAATAACCAAAAATTGTATCTAGATGGAGTTTTACTGTCTGGaaacattaatttgatCTCGGATTCCGGTTTAAAAAACGGAGATGTGTTGCTAGTAAAATCTGATTATGGAAATATGAATTTTTCATCACTTTTATCATCTGACTACGATACCATTTCAG ATGACCTTCTTCGTACAAGAGCAAGAGAAATTTTAGATGAGTTTAACCGTGAACCAGCTCAACTTGAAACACTCAAGTTCCATAACCAGGAACTTTACAACGCAGTTCTAACAAAAAACGCTGAGGAAGTTTATAAGATTGTAAAGAACGAATATGAAGAGAAGAAAAAG GAGGAAATGGAACACAAAAAGAACTTGATGAAAGCATATTTGGATCCCTTAAACCCAGAATCgcaaattttaatacataAAGAAATTGAAAAGAACAGAATTGACGAAAATTTAATGTCAGCCCAAAACTACTTTCCAGAGTCATTtg GCAGGATTGTGATGTTGTATATCAAGGTTGAAATAAACAACGTCGTAGTGAAGGCATTAGTGGACACCGGTGCTCAG AACACTATAATGAGTAAAGAATGTGCATTACAATGTAATTTGCTAAGCCTGGTGGACGAAAGATTCAAAGGAGTTGCAGT AGGAGTGGGATCAACTAAAACTTTGGGGAAAATACACTTGGCTGATATGAAAATAGGATCCATATTTATTCCAGTTTCGTTCATTGTCATAGATGGAGCCAATTTGGAATTTATTCTAGGGCTGGATATACTACGCAGATATACCTGCGATATTAACTTGAAGTACAATTATTTGGGAATAAACGATGTAAATGTTCCATTTCTATCAGAATCCGAGTTAGTGACTTTTAAGAGTTATTCTAGGAGTGTGCCATCCGGTAATAAACCATCAATTTCCACTTCTGTTTCTCAACAATCAACTAGTACCTATGAAGCTAAAACCAATACAGTTGCTGACTCTAAATCGACTGAACAAAATGAAAAGGTtaaaag ACTTAGTGAGGTGCTCAGCATCACCCCGGAACACGCAAGAGAACTCCTAGAAATTGCAGGTTGGAACGAAGAACTAGCTGCCTCATTTGTAACGGAATAG
- a CDS encoding Colon cancer-associated protein Mic1-like family protein — protein sequence MANILQFDDIFTWQSDTYRSVFVDRKNSFLIYQNAFDKSIRVIDAKNGKSVYSSNRFNKQICESILVSSDRNFILYWFNDPVTIGIHNMLNSDESDVLLDPSQYEDSIVLKVFWSDNENSINSNFVIICNNRVDVYNFSFESSLLRTLTRKSVSCLDAWNDLSGNYFILLHHNKSLNPYKITNNEISQLPEIGITLAYGHQIQHYEICVATLYEGTYCIYKDVVNGTLSLRSLTNNKIHDKVLEVNSQGWIEICVIDNLLIVLTGSGTCYVFDIAIKNDYLLAKVPQKKPPISAISSDIEAFIPNIVVDFYGGFAYYISLDFNTLSLYLSRYFTETMSVEFFQRRMNCTDRAMEIITTSIENRVQIKNLLSLSLTVAEPYSETLKRLNKLKGNTGKGHPIPFNLIDKFIGERSIITEHNFATSALYPYVIREWKLKNGVNLFDFSISLLCYHRNIGFQELMKAKEGVIIPKNCVNHYIVKSQILSESNEEINFDMSNYLSYFDSTVSTEASPYSGTKTPASHTNTHLSTISSSMTNSPASSPTSRNFNSEIGFEDEVDPFYKSERKDKVPELYRNKKTNYIIIVTLCYIKSLVFNRLHPSNMLLVFLFDVCVLYNNLSLLTYMIRARVVRDNFFICYRLYLLFHALSDNHIKQLSYDMSKRLKLYTITIKILLHDKQYYKALMLIKKEKIDYPIYRVLYLAANDVSEQKLRPYLWQLLISFILVWVQENKNEPQKHTRPNLENCQMWLPDVH from the exons ATGGCTAACATTCTACAATTTGATGATATTTTCACCTGGCAG agtGATACTTACCGTTCGGTATTTGTGGATAGAAAgaactcatttttaatataccAAAATGCCTTTGACAAGAGTATTCGTGTAATAGATGCCAAAAATGGCAAATCAGTCTACAGTAGTAACAG gTTTAACAAGCAAATATGTGAATCAATACTAGTTTCATCTGACAGAAACTTCATCTTATACTGGTTCAATGACCCAGTTACAATA GGAATTCACAACATGCTTAATAGTGACGAGAGTGATGTTCTTCTGGATCCTTCACAGTACGAGGATTCAATTGTGTTGAAAGTTTTTTGGTCAGATAATGAGAATTCTATAAACTCAAACTTTGTGattatttgtaataataGAGTGGATGTATACAAT TTTTCATTCGAGAGTTCTTTGCTCAGAACACTGACTAGGAAATCAGTTAGCTGTTTAGATGCCTGGAACGACCTTAGCGGGAACTATTTCATACTTTTACATCACAACAAGTCTTTAAATCCATACAAAATAACTAACAAT gAAATATCCCAATTGCCTGAAATCGGAATAACGCTGGCCTACGGTCACCAGATACAACACTACGAAATATGCGTTGCTACact ATATGAAGGCACATACTGTATCTATAAGGACGTTGTTAATGGCACACTGTCGCTTAGATCATTGaccaataataaaatacatgATAAAGTTCTAGAAGTAAACAGCCAAG GCTGGATAGAGATTTGTGTAATTGATAACTTGCTCATCGTTTTAACTGGCAGTGGGACCTGCTACGTCTTTGACATTgcaattaaaaatgattacCTCTTGGCAAAAGTTCCCCAGAAAAAACCTCCAATTTCTGCAATATCTAGTGATATAGAAG CATTCATACCAAATATCGTTGTTGACTTTTATGGCGGATTTGCATACTACATAAGTCTGGATTTCAACACACTTTCTCTTTATTTGTCGAGATACTTCACAGAA ACCATGTCAGTCGAGTTTTTTCAGAGGCGAATGAATTGCACTGATCGAGCCATGGAAATAATCACAACCTCAATAGAGAATAG AGTTCAAATTAAGAATTTACTGTCACTTTCACTGACTGTAGCAGAACCATATTCAGAAACATTAAAAAG gttaaataaattaaaaggGAACACTGGTAAAGGGCATCCTATTCCATTTAACCTGATTGATAAGTTCATTGGAGAAAGATCAATAATAACGGAGCATAACTTTGCAACATCTGCGCTATATCCATACGTGATTAGG gAATGGAAGCTGAAAAATGGAGTTAACCTGTTTGATTTTTCAATATCTCTACTGTGTTATCACAGGAATATTGGTTTCCAGGAGTTGATGAAGGCAAAAG AGGGGGTTATCATACCTAAAAACTGTGTTAACCattatattgttaaaaGCCAGATATTGTCTGAGTCCAATGAAGAAATAAACTTTGACATGAGCAACTACTTGTCATATTTTGACAGCACAGTATCAACTGAGGCTTCACCGTATTCAGGAACTAAGACTCCAGCATCACACActaatacacatttgtcGACTATCTCCTCCTCCATGACTAACAGTCCTGCATCTAGTCCCACGTCCAGAAATTTTAACAGTGAAATTGGATTTGAGGACGAGGTTGATCCCTTTTATAAGAGTGAGAGGAAGGACAAAGTTCCAGAATTGTATCGCAACAAGAAaactaactatataatcaTAGTTACACTTTGCTACATTAAATCCCTAGTTTTCAACAGACTTCATCCTTCGAACATGCTGCTCGTGTTTCTTTTTGACGTTTGCGTCCTGTACAATAACCTGAGTCTGCTTACTTACATGATTCGAGCTAGGGTTGTCAGAGACAACTTCTTCATCTGCTACAGACTGTATCTTTTATTTCACGCCCTAAGTGACAATCACATCAAGCAGCTTTCCTATGATATGTCTAAGCGTCTAAagttatatacaataacCATTAAAATACTCTTACACGACAAACAG TACTACAAAGCTCTGATGTTGATCAAGAAGGAGAAGATCGACTATCCCATCTACAGGGTACTGTATCTGGCTGCCAATGACGTGAGTGAACAGAAGCTGAGACCTTACTTGTGGCAACTCCTAATCTCGTTCATTCTCGTCTGGGTTCAGGAAAACAAGAACGAGCCTCAGAAGCACACCAGACCAAACCTGGAAAACTGTCAGATGTGGCTACCTGATGTACACTAA
- the pyk gene encoding Pyruvate kinase barrel domain protein: MILFITTTLLMFKRYHFSIITNSILLSIIFYNVRFTNGVNNYTSLGKYAYLPRSSMQPEKKYSEENTSYKVRNIKRNIYDVKAPFDKEHAIEYFSSCLKATCKTFEPREIPEGEILTLTKQVATLGPATNNAESIKSLFDAGVDVFRLNFSHDSRLSKHLVSKTIRQLEINEPPKNYPFNGDHVVEHKSILGDIQGPKLRIGKFMPNLDVPGVLPGSKGCEFVELKAGDLFTFDAYDVLGSKSRVQLDFPEILKELKVGDKILLDDGNLSMTVVKTNPEEPSVTAEVKNDYKLSSRKGFSVPKVVLPIEFLDEKDVKDAIFCLGIGVDFLGVSFVQNKSDILYLINILNDFYTSDYYKQLKERLNNLDVEVFDANREDTIVENILNRYYNDSYLPKKDIFKSVVPKENLSGVGIIPKIEKQAALDDIHEILKVSDGLMVARGDLGIETDLANLPIVQKRLIQLCRVVYRKPCIVATQMLETMRSSPTPTRAEVSDVSNAVFDGADAVMLSAESATGHYPKASVNVQRRVLFTTEMDPYFPTMQIIKEMLIDENLISSIKSQRPHLYKKMDNLLNIDIHHYNEYLKSKSHLKKCLDDVAEIFAYNDVDVIGIHSDDGLEFLQWISSQRYMIPIVLVTSNPTLSRHSQLTWGVKSHFMPKGADPMEFFKYVVKEYPMPVKDAVYLEIKDNKIQSRQVLKLE, translated from the coding sequence atgattttatttatcacAACCACCCTATTGATGTTTAAAAGGTATCATTTTAGTATCATAACAAACTCTATTTTGTTGTCTATCATCTTTTATAACGTTCGTTTCACCAATGGAGTCAATAACTACACATCTCTAGGCAAATATGCCTACCTTCCACGATCTTCCATGCAACCAGAGAAGAAATACAGTGAAGAGAACACGAGCTATAAAGTTAGAAATATAAAGAGGAATATCTACGACGTTAAGGCTCCATTTGATAAGGAGCACGCTATAGAGTACTTTTCAAGCTGCTTAAAGGCAACGTGTAAGACTTTTGAGCCCAGAGAAATTCCAGAAGGGGAAATCTTAACACTAACTAAGCAGGTCGCAACACTAGGACCTGCCACCAACAATGCAGAATCaataaaatcattattCGATGCAGGCGTGGATGTGTTCAGGCTAAATTTTTCTCATGACTCAAGGTTATCTAAACACCTGGTTTCCAAAACTATTAGGCAGTTGGAGATAAATGAACCTCCTAAAAACTATCCATTCAACGGGGACCATGTTGTAGAGCATAAATCTATACTTGGAGACATACAAGGCCCAAAGCTAAGAATTGGGAAATTCATGCCCAACTTAGACGTCCCTGGCGTTCTTCCAGGAAGCAAAGGCTGCGAATTTGTTGAGCTCAAGGCTGGAGATTTGTTCACTTTCGACGCTTACGATGTGCTGGGAAGTAAAAGCAGAGTCCAGTTGGATTTCCCAGAAATTCTTAAGGAACTAAAAGTGGGCGACAAGATTTTGTTGGATGACGGGAATTTGTCAATGACGGTAGTTAAAACAAATCCAGAAGAACCATCTGTTACTGCTGAGGTTAAAAATGACTACAAGCTTTCTAGCAGAAAGGGATTTTCAGTACCAAAAGTCGTTTTGCCAATAGAGTTTTTGGATGAAAAGGATGTTAAGGATGCAATATTCTGCCTAGGAATTGGGGTTGACTTCCTTGGAGTGAGTTTTGTCCAGAATAAGTCTGACATTCTGTACTTgataaacattttaaatgatttcTACACCTCTGACTATTACAAACAGCTCAAGGAAAGACTCAACAACCTTGACGTAGAGGTTTTCGACGCTAATCGCGAGGATACAATAGTGGAGAATATACTAAATAGGTACTACAATGACTCGTACCTTCCTAAGAAGGATATTTTCAAAAGCGTGGTCCCGAAAGAGAATCTTTCAGGGGTGGGAATAATTCCGAAAATTGAAAAACAGGCTGCTCTTGACGACATTCATGAAATCCTCAAGGTTTCAGATGGTCTCATGGTAGCTAGAGGGGATTTGGGAATAGAGACAGATCTTGCCAATTTGCCAATAGTGCAAAAGAGGCTGATTCAGCTGTGTAGAGTAGTATATCGAAAGCCATGCATAGTTGCAACTCAAATGCTGGAGACCATGAGGTCGTCCCCAACTCCAACCAGGGCTGAGGTATCCGATGTATCAAATGCAGTTTTTGATGGAGCTGATGCAGTTATGTTATCTGCGGAATCCGCAACTGGTCATTACCCGAAAGCAAGTGTGAATGTCCAGAGGAGGGTTCTATTCACCACAGAAATGGATCCATACTTCCCAACTATGCAGATAATTAAAGAAATGCTAATAGATGAGAACCTGATATCGTCAATCAAGTCTCAAAGGCCTCACTTGTATAAAAAGATGGATAACTTACTAAATATTGATATACACCACTATAATGAGTATTTGAAATCGAAGTCGCACTTGAAGAAGTGCCTGGATGATGTAGCCGAGATTTTCGCCTACAACGACGTGGACGTTATTGGGATCCACTCTGATGACGGGCTTGAGTTTCTCCAGTGGATTTCTAGTCAGAGGTACATGATACCCATTGTTCTGGTGACTAGCAATCCCACCCTTTCAAGGCACTCTCAGCTTACCTGGGGAGTCAAGTCGCACTTTATGCCCAAGGGTGCGGACCCTATGGAGTTTTTCAAGTATGTCGTAAAGGAGTATCCCATGCCCGTTAAGGACGCTGTATATTTAGAAATTAAGGATAACAAAATTCAATCCCGCCAAGTTTTAAAACTAGAATAA
- a CDS encoding RAP domain protein, whose product MNRWNNFCISVKYFKYYTFKNHSSYRIIRIPIEDKTPLNFKLINEKLLEPQELSSSSRTKLLDVYDAVSDLNVKKILDDVYYNKLVEQTSHISSTLIPEDYAKIFNKFRQFPKITSEYVQSLNLQVQRLSKNFTTKQIAILLRSYAHLKSRSVKTIADLVETFNKKFNDSEVWELRELASALASLNIPYTGHTKTFFDQTVSILPKSLKTMDPNDIAIFVNSFARLRVPHNEILHFIEMNSNRIVNNILPKNFSLILNSFAKNIKYSDGLMDSCSKKLVSVFSDTESDFYNKMNVIDVSIILNSFSKLEYFDHKLFNLFIPWLMEKINGETKTLSLVLLVHAYSQAGVRSKDLFSKIAHQLIYRVSNLNPQQLGLVSLSYAKIGYSPSLLFHRIADEIIYRGTIGLKYERYDFDFQSLEQITQAFSRIGFKDKRVFSVLTTLLKSRLKNHREEISGEMLASLMVSFSRNKVDGSVPFINQVLENLDDYNAFSTISLSKVLTSFHKLGMKNSKLTGKLLKETKQRVNQFIPSVLIKAFKALAMLKIYDPTLTKEVIKRCSLQLANLSTIDLANLVYSLSELSYRNVTFLKKLSVCINYQLNDFNNHDLHILFSRLSMLRVSDLDLLTKLADKITAVQHELNEVEKSEIAIAIVYTITHFECLNREISESSGQNTTFYQVPEHFYNLLDHLLSLLEHKMDISTVFRLKTIYLYLQTKPKKFLSMSKKSREVLEKANSVEFSLAEYLLTSSSAHKEISHYLNLIGLTHKNEVQVGPYLIDIVPVCAENVAIEYDGPSHFYVETVMRNIKSILKHEILKSRGWKVIHIPYQEWAQLVDEKQKIIYLNKIRKDILGNNGNVLENNIKNKPVT is encoded by the exons aTGAATAGAtggaataatttttgtatttctgtaaaatattttaaatattacacatttaagaATCACTCATCATATCGCATAATCAGGATTCCCATAGAAGATAAAACTCCactaaattttaagttaataaatgag aaactGTTGGAACCTCAAGAGCTGAGTTCTTCAAGTAGAACTAAACTACTTGATGTATATGATGCAGTATCAGActtaaatgttaaaaagaTACTTGATGATGTGTACTATAATAAGTTGGTGGAACAAACATCACATATAAGTTCCACACTCATCCCAGAAGATTACGccaaaattttcaataaattcaGACAATTCCCTAAAATTACGTCAGAATATGTACAGTCTCTGAACTTACAAGTTCAAAGATTGTCAAAAAATTTCACAACGAAACAAATAGCCATTTTGCTAAGGTCGTATGCACATCTTAAATCCAGATCTGTAAAGACAATTGCCGACTTAGTAGAAACATTTAACAAG AAGTTTAATGACTCTGAAGTATGGGAACTTAGAGAATTAGCCTCAGCTTTAGCTTCTCTTAA tattcCTTATACTGGGCACACAAAGACCTTTTTTGACCAAACTGTGTCAATTCTACCCAAGAGTCTTAAGACTATGGACCCGAATGATATCGcaatatttgtaaattcgTTTGCTAGACTCCGTGTTCCACataatgaaattttacactttataGAGATGAACAGCAATAgaatagtaaataatatccTTCCCAAG AATTTCTCACTCATATTAAATTCCTTTGCAAAGAACATCAAATACTCTGATGGCCTTATGGATTCCTGctctaaaaaattagttaGTGTTTTTTCAGATACTGAGTCggatttttataataaaatgaacgTGATTGACGTCTCAATTATCCTGAATTCATTCTCAAAACTTGAATACTTCGaccataaattattcaaccTGTTTATACCATGg TTAATGGAAAAGATAAATGGAGAAACCAAAACCTTATCTTTGGTGCTGTTAGTACACGCTTACTCCCAAGCGGGAGTCAGGAGTAAGGATTTGTTTTCAAAAATAGCACACCAACTCATATATAGAGTGTCAAACCTAAATCCACA GCAATTGGGGCTGGTTTCACTTTCCTATGCTAAAATAGGTTATTCACCATCACTTTTATTTCACAGAATAGCTGAcgaaattatatatagaGGAACAATAG gACTTAAATATGAAAGATATGACTTCGATTTTCAATCTCTAGAACAGATAACACAGGCATTCAGTAGAATAGGGTTTAAGGATAAGAGGGTTTTCTCAGTTTTGACCACACTCCTGAAGTCAAGACTAAAAAATCATAGAGAAGAGATAAGCGGAGAAATGCTAGCTTCATTGATGGTCTCCTTTTCTAGAAACAAAGTTGATGGATCAGTTCCGTTTATAAACCAAGTTTTGGAAAATCTGGATGATTACAACGCATTTAGCACCATTTCACTTTCAAAGGTTCTAACGTCATTTCATAAACTTGGAATGAAAAATTCCAAACTAACAggaaaattgttaaaagaAACTAAACAAAGGGTGAACCAGTTTATCCCGTCAGTTTTAATTAAGGCTTTTAAGGCTCTAGCAATGCTCAAGATATATGACCCAACCCTGACCAAAGAGGTTATTAAAAGGTGTTCTTTGCAGTTGGCCAACTTGTCAACGATTGACCTTGCAAACTTAGTGTACTCACTATCAG AATTATCATATCGTAACGTAACTTTCCTGAAAAAATTGTCGGTGTGCataaattatcaactaAATGACTTCAACAATCATGATTTGCATATTCTCTTCTCAAGGCTTTCAATGCTCAGAGTTTCTGATTTG GATTTGTTAACTAAACTGGCTGATAAAATAACGGCAGTTCAGCATGAGCTAAATGAAGTTGAGAAGTCTGAAATAGCAATTGCAATAGTGTATACAATCACGCATTTCGAATGCTTAAATAGGGAGATATCTGAAAGTTCAGGGCAAAATACTACATTTTATCAAGTTCCAGAGCACTTTTATAATCTTCTTGATCATCTTTTGAGTCTTCTTGAACACAAAATGGATATTAGTACAGTGTTCAGGCTTAAGACCATATACCTATATCTTCAAACT aagcctaaaaaatttttgtCCATGTCAAAAAAATCAAGAGAAGTTCTAGAAAAGGCAAACTCGGTTGAATTTAGCCTGGCAGAGTATCTGTTAACATCATCGTCTGCCCATAAGGAAATCTCACATTATTTGAATCTG ATTGGGCTAACTCACAAAAATGAAGTTCAAGTTGGGCCTTACTTAATTGATATAGTCCCTGTGTGTGCCGAAAATGTTGCTATCGAGTATGATGGGCCTTCTCATTTCTATGTTGAAACCGTAATGCGAAACATTAAATCGATTTTAAAACACGAG ATATTAAAGAGTAGAGGATGGAAGGTTATTCATATACCATACCAGGAGTGGGCTCAATTAG TTGATGAGAAGCAGAAGATAATATACCTAAATAAGATAAG GAAGGATATTTTGGGTAACAACGGAAACGTGttggaaaataatataaaaaacaagCCTGTAACATAA
- the NEK2 gene encoding Protein kinase domain protein, which translates to MTSGYERIANYTVVNRIGSGRFGEVFLVRHKHTGQLFCWKVVAYKGLSDKEKQQLVMEVNVIRELNHPNIVRYIDRMIDKRRQLLYILMEYCDAGDLGENMRQFYKHYKLVNEQVIFDIALQLIFALAYCHNCKSGTKTGKVLHRDLKPQNILLSTKHNKDGNKSYVCKIGDFGLCRQIGMSSFANSCVGTPYYWCPELLLSNTKSYDDKMDIWALGCVLYELSSGKTPFHYTTTLPELTQEMKQGVPLPLEFRSNKLNSLLSFLLQKDPNKRASALQLLGYSFWAEPPIDLFITTLTKADYENFMKYKASQENKAQEESDSKLTKDWYTLLVRAGRQGRRNYDKESRLRNDKSIKSLVNLSNFHDVYGTQDQESRPKFTTKPYSFKNNINILEYVKKFQDSLEHSKTDPECSRLRNTVSTPMKRNQTAVTQEPSSIETRLSKIDSDISNDSTATKIPKYESYRNSENKNRNPNELIFKINRLL; encoded by the exons ATGACATCAGGATACGAAAGAATCGCAAATTATACAGTAGTCAACAGAATAGGCTCAGGCCGATTCGGAGAAGTATTCCTAGTCAGGCACAAG cATACAGGCCAACTATTTTGCTGGAAAGTAGTGGCATACAAGGGCCTAAGCGATAAGGAAAAGCAGCAGTTGGTGATGGAAGTCAATGTGATAAGAGAATTGAACCACCCGAACATAGTCAGATATATCGACAGAATGATAGATAAAAGAAGACAAttgttgtatattttaatggaATACTGCGATGCGGGAGATTTGGGCGAAAATATGAGacaattttacaaacaTTACAAACTGGTGAACGAACAAGTGATATTCGACATAGCACTTCAGCTGATATTCGCACTAGCATACTGCCATAACTGTAAATCag GAACTAAAACTGGGAAAGTGTTACACCGGGACTTGAAACCTCAGAACATATTACTTTCAACAAAACATAATAAGGATGGAAACAAAAGTTATGTTTGTAAAATAGGAGACTTTGGACTGTGTAGACAAATAGGCATGAGCTCATTTGCAAACTCGTGTGTAGGCACACCTTATTATTGGTGCCCTGAGCTGTTGCTATCGAACACAAAGAGCTATGATGACAAAATGGATATTTGGGCTCTTGGATGTGTTCTTTACGAACTTTCCTCAGGCAAGACTCCTTTTCATTATACTACGACGCTACCGGAACTGACTCAAGAGATGAAGCAAGGAGTTCCTCTTCCACTGGAATTTAGAAGTAACAAGCTCAACTCACTCTTATCGTTCCTACTCCAGAAAGACCCTAATAAGAGAGCAAGTGCACTCCAACTCCTAGGGTACAGCTTTTGGGCTGAACCGCCAATAGATTTGTTCATTACAACGCTAACCAAAGCAGATTATGAAAACTTTATGAAGTACAAAGCATCGCAAGAAAACAAGGCACAGGAAGAAAGTGATAGTAAACTTACAAAAGATTGGTACACACTACTAGTGAGAGCAGGAAGACAAGGAAGGAGAAATTACGATAAAGAAAGCAGGCTAAGAAAtgataaatcaataaaaagtttggtaaatttatcaaattttcaTGATGTGTATGGAACACAGGATCAGGAATCGAGACCTAAGTTTACAACAAAACCATATAGTTTCAAAAACAATATCAATATTTTAGAATATGTAAAGAAATTTCAAGACTCACTAGAACACTCAAAAACTGACCCGGAATGCTCTAGACTTAGAAATACAGTCAGTACACCCATGAAAAGAAATCAAACAGCCGTTACACAGGAGCCATCAAGCATAGAAACGAGGCTTTCCAAGATTGATAGCGATATTTCAAACGATAGCACAGCCACCAAGATTCCTAAATATGAATCTTATCGTAAtagtgaaaataaaaataggAATCCGAACGAATTgattttcaaaattaatCGGCTTTTATGA